A window of Leishmania mexicana MHOM/GT/2001/U1103 complete genome, chromosome 18 genomic DNA:
ACATGCTGTGCTCGGACAAGACGGGGACGCTGACACTGAACAAGATGGAGATCCAGGAGCAGTGCTTCACGTTCGAGGAGGGCAACGATCTGAAATCgacgctggtgctggcggcgcttgCTGCGAAGTGGCGCGAGCCGCCGCGCGATGCGCTGGACACGATGGTGCTGGGGGCGGCGGACCTGGACGAGTGCGACAACTACCAGCAGCTGAACTTCGTGCCGTTCGACCCGACGACGAAGCGCACTGCGGCGACGCTTGTGAACCGGCGCACCGGCGAGAAGTTCGACGTGACGAAGGGCGCGCCGCACGTGATCCTGCAGATGGTGCACAACCAAGACGAGATCAACGACGAGGTGGTGGACATCATCGACAggctggcggcgcgcggtATCCGCTGCCTGTCTGTGGCGAAGACGGATGAGAAGGGCCGCTGGCACATGGCGGGGATTCTGACGTTCCTGGACCCGCCGCGCCCGGACACGAAGGAAACGATCCGTCGCAGCAAGGAGTACGGCGTGGACGTGAAGATGATCACCGGCGACCACCTGTTGATCGCAAAGGAGATGTGCCGCATGCTGAACCTCGACCCGAACANNNNNNNNNNNNNNNNNNNNNNNNNNNNNNNNNNNNNNNNNNNNNNNNNNNNNNNNNNNNNNNNNNNNNNNNNNNNNNNNNNNNNNNNNNNNNNNNNNNNCCACCATCTtggcctcgcgcagctgccgcagggCAAGCTGGTGACGATGTTGTACCTGAAGATCTCGATTTCGGACTTCCTGACGCTGTTCTCGTCACGCACGGGTGGCCACTTCTTCTTCCACATGGCGCCGAGCCCGATCCTGTTCTGCGGCGCGATTATCTCGCTACTGGTATCGACGATGGCTGCGTCGTTCTGGCACAAGTCGAGGCCGGACAACGTGCTGACGGAGGGTCTCGCGTGGGGCCAGACGAACGCGGAGAggctgctgccactgtgGGTGTGGATCTACTGCATTGTGTGGTGGCTCGTGCAGGATGTCGTGAAGGTCTTGGCGCACATCTGCATGGACGCCGTGGACCTGTTCGGGTGCGTGTCGGAAGCTTCGGGCTCCGGTCCGATCAAGCCATACAGCGACGGCATGGAGGGTAACGGATTCGAGCCGGTAAAGAAGCCTGCTGAGAAGTCGACGGAGAAGTCTCTGAACATGAGTGTGTCCAGCGCGTCGCACAAGGCACTGGAGGGCGTGCGGGAGGATACGCACTCGCCGATAGAGGAGGCCAGTCCCGTGAACGTGTACGTGTCCCACGATAAGAAGTAGCGCTGCACGTGCGTGGAGGCAATATGGGGgtggtatgtgtgtgtgtgtgcttgggGATGTGCAGGCAGCGATAGGAAAGTGGAAGGCTGAGCAGGTCGGCGTGGCTCTGCACCGGAAAAGTCGTGGTGACATCAGAAATATGGACAGCGAGAGAAAAACGTAGAGCCGCTGAGGAGGCCTTTTTATTCGTGAAGGCCTCCTCAGCCCTCTCGAGCTGTTTTTGTGTTTGGTATCTCTGTGCCGGCCTCATCACCGCAGGCTGTCTATCCCCCTGCTTTGCTGTCTGGGTTGCTGTTGCATGTATGCGTGCACACACTCCTCGTACCGCCCTGTCGTTCTCTGGTGTGCTCGAAGCGCACACCCATGAGCGCTACACTCGCCACACCCACGCTTTCTGTCGCTCTGCCtgtatgcgcgcgtgtgtgtgtgtggcgtgcACCCGAGAAAGGTGTTTAGTACGGCGTTAGTGGACTTTTGTAgcgtttcgttttcttttgttctCTGTGACTGTTTTAAGGAAAAAAACCCGCGCGACGGACGCGCGAAAGAGGTGGAAGCGATGCCCTCTCCTCGCACCTACCTTGTGCGCGGGTGCCTCCGTGTACCCATGCATTGATGCATCTGTTGCGCGAGCGTTGACGACGTGCACACCACTGGTGAGATGCTGGGGAGGAAGGCGATGATAAATATGGCGACGCACGATGAATGTTAATGGAGATGTGTACAAAAATACCGGCGTACCCCCTGACACGTACGGACGCAGGCACCTATGCGTGCGAGTATCCACACCTTCGCGGCGGAGCATCGGCCGTGAGGGAGAGTGGTGAGAGAGAAGCTGATCGCTTGTCATTGTACCGTATGGCGAAGCGTTAGTCCCAGAAACGGagtggtgctgctcgcgaGTTTTCGTTTCTCGTTGGCGCGTTCCCggatctctctctctctgctcctATCTTCATGTGTGATGcgagcgcgtgtgtatgtgcgtgtgtgcgatgTTGATGGTGAGGTGCCGCAACGCTGGCCTTGCGCGTTTCTCTTGTCCTTTTGTCTGTGGGAGTAGCTGAGCAGAGGAGGTTCATCCCTCgtccttttttcccctttttgttttgttttcgcgtccgcggtgtgtgtgtgtgtgcgcttgaGTTTGCCGACGGTGCGTATAtgtgctgcgtgcgcgtNNNNNNNNNNNNNNNNNNNNNNNNNNNNNNNNNNNNNNNNNNNNNNNNNNNNNNNNNNNNNNNNNNNNNNNNNNNNNNNNNNNNNNNNNNNNNNNNNNNNCCAGCTAGTGATGCCATGAAGCAGCGACTGAACGAACAAAGAACACTATCAGCTGTGCGGAGAGGGATGGTGGCACGCCCTCtcccaccgccgtcgcctgcGCGTATTTTTGTATGAGGCCGTGTGCGCAGTTGCCCGTGCACCTCTCGTGCCGATGTGATTCAGCGCCTGCTGATGGCTTCCGTATGATTTTGTGAGCGGCGTCGAGGGTGCGCGTTATGTGGCGTGCGTCTGCACCCGCTCCTATGcagtttttcttttctgctGTCTTTGTACGCCgtacccctcctccctctacTTCCGCCCTGTCGGCTTTCTCCCGCTTTTTCGACGTGTCCGCACCAACGCTCTCCATACGTGCGCGCCCACGCGGATctcgccatcgctgccgttcCTCTTCGCACCACAGCAGATTTTATTTTGTGCAACGCAGACATACATACATCGACATACAAACACAGGCatacacagacgcacagagacacacggACGGAAGAAGCTTGCACCCTCTTCACGAGCCGCCAATAAACTTGTAAGCGACGACAGAATAGTTAAAAAATAAAAACGAGGCACCACCGCAGAATAACCACCTAGTTCCTGTGCTCGCGCTCTCGTTCTCCGTGTCCGTCGTCTTCTCCGTTCTGGTTCAGGGGTCCTCGCTGTGACACTCGCGCGTCATCTAGCTGCTGATAGGGAACAGGCGCAACATACTATACACACACTCCCGACACACCCTGCGAGCGCTACACGCCCTTTTcttgtcccccctccctcaacacccctcccctttgtGCCGCCTGCATCCCTGCAAGCGCCGACGATGAGCTCCAAAAAGTACGAGTtggacgccgccgcgttcGAGGACAGGCCCGAGAACGCGTCCGATGAGGAGATGACCCCACAGAAGCCTCAGCGCCGCCAGTCCGTGCTGTCGAAGGCCGTGAGCGAGCATGATGAGCGCGCGACGGGGCCTGCGACAgacctgctgccgccgtcgaagGGTCTGAcgacagaggaggcggaggagttGCTGAAGAAGTATGGGCGTAACGAGCTGCCGGAGAAGAAGACGCCGAGCTGGCTGATCTATGTGCGCGGTCTGTGGGGCCCGATGCCTGCCGCGCTGTGGATTGCAATCATCATCGAGTTTGCGCTGGAGAACTGGCCCGACGGCGCCATCCTCTTCGCCATCCAGATCGCGAACGCGACGATTGGGTGGTACGAGACGATCAAGGCCGGCGATGCCGTTGCTGCACTGAAGAACTCGCTGAAGCCGACCGCGACTGTGTACCGCGACTCGAAGTGGCAGCAGAtcgacgcagcgctgctggtgcctgGTGACCTTGTGAAGCTTGCTTCCGGCTCCGCGGTGCCTGCGGACTGCAGCATCAACGAGGGCGTGATTGACGTGGACGAGGCTGCGCTAACGGGCGAGTCGCTGCCCGTGACGATGGGCCCGGAGCACATGCCGAAGATGGGGTCGAACGTTGTgcgcggcgaggtggagggcACGGTGCAGTACACCGGCTCGCTGACGTTCTTCGGCAAaaccgctgcgctgctgcagtctgTGGAGTCGGAACTGGGCAACATTCACTTGATTCTCAGGCGTGTGATGTTCGCGCTGTGCGCGATCTCGTTCATgctgtgcatgtgctgctTCATCTACCTGATGGCAAGGTTCTACGAGTCGTTccgccacgcgctgcagttcgcggtggtggtgctggtcgTGTCGATCCCGATTGCCCTGGAGATTgtggtgacgacgacgctggcGGTGGGGTCGAAGCACCTGTCGAAGCACAAGATCATCGTGACGAAGCTGTCGGCGATCGAGATGATGTCCGGCGTGAACATGCTGTGCTCGGACAAGACGGGGACGCTGACACTGAACAAGATGGAGATCCAGGAGCAGTGCTTCACGTTCGAGGAGGGCAACGATCTGAAATCgacgctggtgctggcggcgcttgCTGCGAAGTGGCGCGAGCCGCCGCGCGATGCGCTGGACACGATGGTGCTGGGGGCGGCGGACCTGGACGAGTGCGACAACTACCAGCAGCTGAACTTCGTGCCGTTCGACCCGACGACGAAGCGCACTGCGGCGACGCTTGTGAACCGGCGCACCGGCGAGAAGTTCGACGTGACGAAGGGCGCGCCGCACGTGATCCTGCAGATGGTGCACAACCAAGACGAGATCAACGACGAGGTGGTGGACATCATCGACAggctggcggcgcgcggtATCCGCTGCCTGTCTGTGGCGAAGACGGATGAGAAGGGCCGCTGGCACATGGCGGGGATTCTGACGTTCCTGGACCCGCCGCGCCCGGACACGAAGGAAACGATCCGTCGCAGCAAGGAGTACGGCGTGGACGTGAAGATGATCACCGGCGACCACCTGTTGATCGCAAAGGAGATGTGCCGCATGCTGAACCTCGACCCGAACATCCTGACGGCGGACAAGCTGCCGCAGATCAAGGACGCAAACGACCTGCCGGAGGACCTCGGCGAGAAGTACGGCGACATGATGCTGTCTGTCGGCGGGTTTGCGCAGGTGTTCCCGGAGCACAAGTTCATGATTGTGGagacgctgcgccagcgcgggTACACGTGCGCGATGACGGGCGACGGCGTGAACGACGCGCCTGCGCTGAAGCGCGCCGACGTGGGCATCGCGGTGCACGGTGCGACGGacgctgcgcgcgctgcggcggacaTGGTGCTGACGGAGCCCGGTCTgagcgtggtggtggaggccATGCTTGTCTCGCGTGAAGTGTTCCAGCGCATGCTGTCGTTCCTGACGTACCGCATCTCTGCGACGCTACAACTTGTGTGCTTCTTCTTCATTGCGTGCTTCAGCCTGACGCCGAAGGCCTACGGCAGCGTGGATCCGCACTTCCAGTTCTTCCACCTGCCCGTGCTGATGTTCATGCTGATCACGCTGCTGAACGACGGCTGCCTGATGACGATCGGCTACGACCACGTGATCCCGTCTGAGCGGCCGCAGAAGTGGAATTTGCCAGTGGTGTTCGTGAGCGCGTCCATTCTGGCGGCGGTCGCGTGTGGGTCGTCACTGATGCTGCTGTGGATCGGCCTGGAGGCCTACAGCTCGCAGTACTACGAGAACTCGTGGTTCCACCATCTtggcctcgcgcagctgccgcagggCAAGGTGGTGACGATGTTGTACCTGAAGATCTCGATTTCGGACTTCCTGACGCTGTTCTCGTCACGCACGGGTGGCCACTTCTTCTTCCACATGGCGCCGAGCCCGATCCTGTTCTGCGGCGCGATTATCTCGCTACTGGTATCGACGATGGCTGCGTCGTTCTGGCACAAGTCGAGGCCGGACAACGTGCTGACGGAGGGTCTCGCGTGGGGCCAGACGAACGCGGAGAggctgctgccactgtgGGTGTGGATCTACTGCATTGTGTGGTGGCTCGTGCAGGATGTCGTGAAGGTCTTGGCGCACATCTGCATGGACGCCGTGGACCTGTTCGGGTGCGTGTCGGAAGCTTCGGGCTCCGGTCCGATCAAGCCATACAGCGACGGCATGGAGGGTAACGGATTCGAGCCGGTAAAGAAGCCTGCTGAGAAGTCGACGGAGAAGGCTCTGAACATGAGTGTGTCCAGCGCGCCGCACAAGGCACTGGAGGGCGTGCGGGAGGATACGCACTCGCAGGATGAGGAGGCCAGTCCCGTGAACGTGTACGTGTCCCACGATAAGAAGTAGCGCTGCACGTGCGTGGAGGCAAtatgggggtggggcggctGCGGGAGCATAAGAGATCGTGCTGTGCATAAGGCGGACGCACATGGATGgttgtgcgtgtttgtgctgGATTCGTTACTGTGTCTTCTGTGGTCGTCGTATGATATGATGGCCGGTTTGATGGGGACAGAgtctgccgtcgccgcctcgtagcgcgtgtgtgtgaccCCTGAGTGGAGGGGCGCCAGCAGGGTGCCAGTGCATGCGTGTTGCGTCGCGGAGCCGACGTGGAAttgtgtgtgtaggtgtgcTGCGAGTTTCGGTCTGctttttattattattatcaGAGGTGCAGGTATGCATCATTATTTAACGCGTCTGGTCGGTGCACTGGATGAGACCGGGGCGCGACACTGCGGGCCTCTGTCTTCTCTATTAGTTGCTTCTTGCCCGAGGTTCTACGGGCTCCCCACACTGCCACGACCCTTCGCCAGTGCTTCGTTAATATGTGTGCTgccatgcgtgtgtgcgcatgtgcagctGACTGCGCTGTTGcgctcctttttttgtttccgtTGGAGGGTGCTCTTATCGACACctcccgtttttttttgtttcacCAGGCTGGGTGGATGaggtcgccgctgcccctgcCCGCGGGGCATGCACAGACGCACTATACTGCCCCCCTCAAAGCTTTGCTTACTCGCGCTTTGGCGCTGTTCGGCAGCGGAGCATGATACGTGGGCGCCACATGGACCTTGTGTCCTCCCAAAACTTGCCCATCGTTTTGCTTCGTGGCCTGGATGGTTCTGTGACGTTCATGAGCGAGGCGGGAGaagcgcgcagctgcagacggcggcggcgcggatgGTGTGGTGCGTCGTCgtctgttgttgctgtgccCTCTTTTTTATTATTTTCCTTTTGCTTACGGAGAAAGAAAATGACGTGGCCGCCGGTGCACACGGACCAGTTTGAGTgtgcctgccgccgccattcTCCCGACACCGTTCGTTCCCAGATCTTCTTTTATGGAAGGAGGCGGGCGTGAGGGAGGGTTAATGCCCAGGCTAACCCATAAGACGAGGCCCTCTCCTTCCTTTTCTGATgacccactctctctctcacttcCTCGCTCGCACGctttctctgtctcttcGCCTCGCTCTGATGTCCCTTTCCTCCGCTGTGTCGTTGATGACCTGCGCGGCTCTGGTGGATACGTCACTTTTCAGGGCCATCAACGACTGTGAGCGTGCACGGGTGTCCGGGCAGCAGCGTTGGTGGcgtggaagggagggagggagggaagggccGGACAAGAGGACTCGAATCGTCGCAATCAGCGtctgtttttctttctgTTTGCTGCTTTTATAGTTTTTTTTGGTTtgtcttcccccctctcgaACCCGCCAACGTTACGGTCACGAGGATGTGCAGTCAGCGAGGCTGGAGATGTTAACGCACGCGAGAGTGGGGGGCGAGCGAAGAGGCGTTGGCGGCGTGGAGTGGATGCGCgactcgtttttttttgccaaTGCAGGAgagctccacctccgccaccgccttcccccttccGCCGTGTACTCATCGCTtacctcacacacacacacacacacgcacattcATTTCTCTCTATTCGCACTGCCGTGTTGCCGTCACCTCCCAACCCCCTTTCTTGTGTGTTTTCCTACTCTCCCGAGGAAAGGCTgtcgcaccgcctccatcagAGGCCGTTTTGCTCGCTCGtcggcgacacacacacacacacacacacacacacctcctcctctctcatgGCCAccgcgtgggcgtgtgcggggagggggtggtgtgtGCACTCGTGTGAGTGCCTCTTGAGTTGGTCCGGCGCGAGGGAGGCCAACCGGGAGAGGGACAGAGTGCTGACGAGAAGGAAAGCGGTGGATAAATGATGTGTGGAGAAGGCGGGGTTCGAGTAGAGGGACCACCCAGAGACGAAGGCTCTCTCCCCGAAATCAACCTCATGCGTtattcctctctccttt
This region includes:
- a CDS encoding putative P-type H+-ATPase, which translates into the protein MSSKKYELDAAAFEDRPENASDEEMTPQKPQRRQSVLSKAVSEHDERATGPATDLLPPSKGLTTEEAEELLKKYGRNELPEKKTPSWLIYVRGLWGPMPAALWIAIIIEFALENWPDGAILFAIQIANATIGWYETIKAGDAVAALKNSLKPTATVYRDSKWQQIDAALLVPGDLVKLASGSAVPADCSINEGVIDVDEAALTGESLPVTMGPEHMPKMGSNVVRGEVEGTVQYTGSLTFFGKTAALLQSVESELGNIHLILRRVMFALCAISFMLCMCCFIYLMARFYESFRHALQFAVVVLVVSIPIALEIVVTTTLAVGSKHLSKHKIIVTKLSAIEMMSGVNMLCSDKTGTLTLNKMEIQEQCFTFEEGNDLKSTLVLAALAAKWREPPRDALDTMVLGAADLDECDNYQQLNFVPFDPTTKRTAATLVNRRTGEKFDVTKGAPHVILQMVHNQDEINDEVVDIIDRLAARGIRCLSVAKTDEKGRWHMAGILTFLDPPRPDTKETIRRSKEYGVDVKMITGDHLLIAKEMCRMLNLDPNILTADKLPQIKDANDLPEDLGEKYGDMMLSVGGFAQVFPEHKFMIVETLRQRGYTCAMTGDGVNDAPALKRADVGIAVHGATDAARAAADMVLTEPGLSVVVEAMLVSREVFQRMLSFLTYRISATLQLVCFFFIACFSLTPKAYGSVDPHFQFFHLPVLMFMLITLLNDGCLMTIGYDHVIPSERPQKWNLPVVFVSASILAAVACGSSLMLLWIGLEAYSSQYYENSWFHHLGLAQLPQGKVVTMLYLKISISDFLTLFSSRTGGHFFFHMAPSPILFCGAIISLLVSTMAASFWHKSRPDNVLTEGLAWGQTNAERLLPLWVWIYCIVWWLVQDVVKVLAHICMDAVDLFGCVSEASGSGPIKPYSDGMEGNGFEPVKKPAEKSTEKALNMSVSSAPHKALEGVREDTHSQDEEASPVNVYVSHDKK
- a CDS encoding putative P-type H+-ATPase, whose protein sequence is MGPEHMPKMGSNVVRGEVEGTVQYTGSLTFFGKTAALLQSVESELGNIQLILRRVMFSLCAISFMLCMCCFIYLLARFYESFRHALQFAVVVLVVSIPIALEIVVTTTLAVGSKHLSKHKIIVTKLSAIEMMSGVNMLCSDKTGTLTLNKMEIQEQCFTFEEGNDLKSTLVLAALAAKWREPPRDALDTMVLGAADLDECDNYQQLNFVPFDPTTKRTAATLVNRRTGEKFDVTKGAPHVILQMVHNQDEINDEVVDIIDRLAARGIRCLSVAKTDEKGRWHMAGILTFLDPPRPDTKETIRRSKEYGVDVKMITGDHLLIAKEMCRMLNLDPNNHLGLAQLPQGKLVTMLYLKISISDFLTLFSSRTGGHFFFHMAPSPILFCGAIISLLVSTMAASFWHKSRPDNVLTEGLAWGQTNAERLLPLWVWIYCIVWWLVQDVVKVLAHICMDAVDLFGCVSEASGSGPIKPYSDGMEGNGFEPVKKPAEKSTEKSLNMSVSSASHKALEGVREDTHSPIEEASPVNVYVSHDKK